The sequence below is a genomic window from Equus caballus isolate H_3958 breed thoroughbred chromosome 11, TB-T2T, whole genome shotgun sequence.
GTCATGTCCGACTCTGCCCTTTCCCTCGCTCCCCACATCCAGAGGTCACCAAGTCTGGTCGAATCTGCAGCCCAGTTTGGGAATAGCTCTGGAAGCCTTCCCTTCAACCCATCTCTGGCCCCACACTAGCTCAGGGCCTTGGTAACACTCACATGGTCCAAGGCCATGGCCTCAGCCATTCCCCTGCCTCCAGGCTTACCTTCCACCGTCCAGCCTTCCTCTCCCTGAGGGCCAGCTTCCCCAACGCAGCTCAGGTGGTATCACTTCTGGGCCCAGAAACCTTCGCGGGTCCCCATTCACTCCAGAATAAAGCTCAAATTCCTCAGCCAGCCAGTCAAGGGTCTAGCTCCAATCTTCCTTTCTAGTCTTGCTTGTGTCAGCCCCCCTCAAGCACGCAGTGTGCTCTCCAACCTCAGTATGTCTCACACTCCCATGCTTTTGCCCACGCTGGTTCTCCTACCAGAAATGCAACCTTTCCCCAGCctcttccccaaatccctccgAAATGTGAAAATCAAATTCAAACGACACCTCCCTCATGGCCCTCCCTGACCCACAGGACAAAGACAAGCTCTCCTTCACCTGGCTCATCAACATTTTGTGCCCCAGTGGCCAGCTCTCAGCAGCAGACATTAGGTTCTCACTCCCCAGGCTGGCCCTCCCTGAGTCACCGTCTGAGCACACCACTGAAATGAAGTGGCGCAGGTGCTAAGTTCTGCAGAGACTGcggagaagtgtgtgtgtgtgcatctgtgtgtagTGGAGGTGCACAGAAAGGCCCAGAGAAAGTTTCAGGAGGGTAGCAGAGGACAGCATACAAGAGCACAGGATTTGGAAcctgactgcctgggttcaaatccagcttCACCTCTTCCCAGCTAAgtggctttgggcaaattacttgtCTGGGCCTCAGCTAtctcatctgaaaaaaagaagtaattagAACACCTATTTCCACAGAGCATTGCAAAGACGAAATAAGTGATCGTATGTAAAAGCACtgagaatagtgcctggtacacagtaagtgctaaaTAACTGTTTACAGCTATTATTATTAGCCAAGGCCCGAGAAGAGGCTCCATGCTGGCAGAGGGCTAACAGTGGCTGGCACAGGCATAGCCCCCACTTGTAGCTACTTTCCAGGTACATTTCCCACGTGGTACGTACTTACCACTCTGTAGGAAGACAGGCAAGGCAGGTAactagccccattttacagatgaggaactgaggctcactCAGGGTAAGTGCCAGTGAGGAAGTGGTAGGGCCAGAACTCCTCAGTTCTAGTCTAGGCCTCCTTCCCCTCCACCAGGCTGTCGTGCACCTGTTGTGCAggcctcacacagcagccagcaccCCCCACGCAGGAGGGCCCTGCCATAGTGCCCTCTGCAGCCCCCATGCATATCCACCTTTCCAGCCTGGCCAGGCGCAGTCCACAGTGGTGTGCACACTTGGAGCACACCACTcacccttacacacacacacacatctacagAACAGCCCAGGCCCCAAAGGTGAGGAAAACCTGTTCTGAGGAATCTGCCTAGTGAGCGAATTCCGTTCCCAGACCCTTCCACAGTCGCAGGAGCGGCCCAGTGTGCGTCACAGAAGAGACGGAAAAGCAGAGATACCCGTAAGGGGGGCAGAGAGAGGgtgaagcaggaggaggagactgAAAACTTcgtgtttcttttttccatttcagtgACAAGAGTCACACCCGGCCTTTACGTAAACATGGCCAAGGAGCCACTCTGTCCAAGCTCAGTTTCCTTGCAGCCACCAGGCCTCTCCTCCCGGTGACCCTGACATGCTGGGCGGGCCGGTGAGGGGCAAGCACACAGACCCTGCACAAAGACTAGCTGGGCCACCACGACAACACCCAGGCCTCCCGCCGGCTGCCCTTGCTCTGCCCCATATTTATCTCCCTGCCTTCTTCATAACATATCCCCACAGCAGCCCCACACGGCCACTTAAACACACAGAAGGCAGGCACGCACACAGCTTGTGCTGATCTCCAGTCTGAGGCCCACATTGCCCTTGTCAcgccacctccctccccacaagTGTTTTCTGACCAGCTCGCCTCCCAGCCCAACAGCACAGACAGGCTCCCGCAAACAACGTCACAAAAGAATCCTGTAGAGAATGTTGCAAACACACAACCTTTCCCTTGCTCGGCTGCCCATGATCCCATAAACACAACCTGCACATTCCACCCAAAGCCCCTCACACCAGTGCCAGCTGCCCCACAAGTATCTGAGACACACCTTGGGGTTTCTCACTTCCCACATGATCCCAGAGACCTGAGTTCTAGAGGCGCACCCCCCATGTGACTTGCTCCTCACAAAGACACACAAACCCATCCAGCGGGCCATCCTCACCAGGACTGGACCACACCTCAGCAGCACCACAGAAACTGGACCCAGACGTGACATCTTCCGACTCAAAGGTACACAACCACCGCCtccacacaagcacacacacccTGCACTCTGGTACCCTCCAGAGCACTTACACCAGGCCAGCTATGCAGAAAACAACAGTTCATAAACAGTTCATATGTGCAGCACAAGACATACGTGCAAGAAAACACATGCCGgtataaaacatacataaaaccCTACATCTAACAAACTCCACATGTATTATGCTCTGCTTGGACTGCAGACCTGTCACCCAAAGCCACAGGGCCACGTCTTGTAATTCTGCCCCACAACACTGGACACCCCTCCATCTGGCTTGCTGTCCCCATGGCCCTGGTAGGGCCCTACCCGGACCCCTGGCTGCCAGACCAGCAAACAGTGGTGCCCAGGAGAGATTTACCTTGCCCCACAACACAGCAGGAGACACACAATCTGCAGGACTCACAGCCACAACCCTGCCCCGACGGCGCGGCGGCTCCGGGGCCCCCGCTCGCCCTGCGCACCCCGCACACCCCAACTCTGGGGCGCTCCGcggcccacccctccccctctccgCCTGGCTCCTACGCCATCGCCCTCCCAGCAGCTTGCAGCGCCGGCCCGGGCTCAcacccgccccaccccacccccaacctgcCCTACAAGGGGAGGGGGACACTAGGCTGCAGAATTAACCCTTCAAATGAGGAGTGAGCACGGCCCCTTCCACGGCCACAGGCCATCGCGCCCCCAGGCCACCGCTCGGTCTGATGCCGTACCGGGGCCCCCTTAGTCGCCCCCCAGCGCCGTGCgcgcctgggggcggggccaggctcAGCCCCCGACCCCTGAGCCCCCAGGTCAACCCCAAAGGGGAGCGGTCTGGCGCGGGGCGCGGCTAGGGCCCCCGCGGCGCCGGGCAGCGGGGAGGGGGCCCGGCTGTTGGCTCCGGTCCGCCCTGGCCCTGCCCGGTTCGCGCCGGGGCCCACCTGACTGCGATGGCGCCGCGTCCGCCAGGCCCGGCTCATCACCGTGGCCGCCCCCGGCCGCTCCGGCTTCGCCCGCCTCCagctccggctccggctccggctccggctccggccccggccccggcccccccagcgcccggccccggcccggccccgccgccgccgccgccgctgacATCATCGgctccccccgccccggtcctacccccacccccacccccggaaACAGTCCCCCcccagcgccgccgccgccgccgagagGAGGCCGGCGCAGCGCAGCCGACACCGACACCAGCCTCGGGGCTTGGGCTTGGGACAAGCGCGCCCGACGGCCTTTGCTCGGACCGATCCCAGGAAGGGAACGGCGCCGCGCAGGGCCGCCGGACGGGTGGGCACCGAGTGGGGCGCGGGCCTGGCTGCAGCACCCCTGCAGGGCCGCACGACCACCCACTCCCTAGGAAgggactccccacccccacccccgccccctgcaCGCCCTTCACTCAGCGGTGCACACCGCCCAGACCCAGAGCACGCACACCCTCTCCGGGCGCAGACACACAACATGGCAGGCTTACAGTCAGGCCCAGTGGGACCGGCAGATCGAGGCTCAGCACACTTACTAGGCAGCCCTggacacacacaaacagaaacacacaccCTCCCCAGAAGTGCACAGGGACCCCCACCGGGCCACAGGCCAGGAAGGCCCCAGCCCCGCTGACACGCACAAATAATGACTACCAGCGCAGATGAATACGCAGCTTGGTATTTTGTCCCCACGGCAGAAATATCCACGTCTATATACTTGTGGGTAAATGCACAGgccttggtgtgggcctcctGGGACAGCACCAACAAAACACCAGGTGGAAGCACACAGAAGAAACACATTCCTGAAACTCCAGAGGGACAGTCTCAGAGACTCCTCCCCGGTGTTCAAAAATTCGAAACTCAGGAGACAGAGTAGCCGGCCCTCAGAGCTCCATTCCATAAAACCTTTCTGAAACAAGGCGAGACACAGATAAATTAACTTAAAACCAAAGGAGTCTCATCACACAGAACTcgtgaagagaaaaaagaatcagacaaACTGTGGAGTCGAAGACATAGATATAAAGCAAGCAGAGTtggaaacaataagaaaacaggcCCACCCCCACTCAGGAAGGTTCCAGGGAAgaaccccacccccactccaacCAGGTCACAATGGTTGGAGCTCTCATGGGTCCAGGCCCCCTGacccaggagaagaggaggaagtccAAGGAAAGATGGTGAGTGTGGAGGCCAGCGGGGCATAGACCCCCTCCCTGTAGCTTCTGGCTGTTCCCTTTCCCATCCTCCCCTAAAACTTCCCAGCTGTCCTAGAGACACCCACAAATGAAATTCATAATGGTGTACCCAGATGTCTCTGGAACCTGTGACATCATACAGACACATAGCATCTGAGGCCGCCTCCCCTTCCTCAAACCAACAGAGCATCCCTGGgtcctctttttctcctccccaggaACAATTTACCCAGAGAAACTCAGTGCTCCAGGACCGCTCACTCTCAACTTCCTGCTTTAGAGGCTCAAGGCCCACATTGCACCACCTCATCCATCTTTCAGGCCCTTTCTAGCTCCCAAGAGTTCCTCAGCAACACAGCCTGCTCCTCTACTATCCCACAgggtcccagcccccagcctggcaTTTGCCTTGCCCCAGGTCCTCTGGGCTATGGCTGCCCTAATGCCCGAGCTCCTTTCTCCCTAACAGGCTGGCAGTCACCCCTACTTCAACCTGTCCGACTTCACCCAGCCATCGCCGCCCTCCACTCCGCCCAGCCTCCCCTCGCATCAGCGCTGCCGGCCCTCCAATGCCACCAAGGGCCTGCTCATGGCCCTGCTGGGTGGGGGCCTGCCCGCTGGCTTCGTGGGCCCCTTCTCCCGTATGGCTTACCAGGCCTCCCACTTACCCTCGCTGGAGCTGCTCATCTGTCGatgcctcttccacctccccaTTGCCTTGCTACTTAAACTGCGTGGCGACCCACTGTTGGGACCTCCCGATGTCCGGGGCCGGGCCTGCCTCCACGCCCTGCTCAACGTCCTCAGCATTGGATGCGCCTACAGTGCGGTTCAGGTGGTGCCCCCTGGCAACGCTGCCACTGTCCGCAAAGGTTCTTCCACCGTGTGCTCTGCCCTCCTCGCCCTCTGCCTTGAGAGCCAGGGTCTCAGCGGCTACGATTGGTGTGGCCTGTTGGGCAGCACCCTGGGACTAATCATCATTGTGGGACCTGGACTAGGGACGCTGCAGGAGGGGACCACGGGCCTCTACACCGCCCTGGGCTATGTGCTCGCTTTCCTGAGTGGCCTGGCACTGTCCCTGGGGCTTCTAGTGTATCGCTCCCTGAACTTCCCCTCCTGCCTACCAACAGTGGCCTTCCTGTTTGGCTTGGTGGGGCTAGCAGTCTCCGTGCCAGCCCTCTTTGTGCTGCAGACCCCCATACTGCCCAATGATCTTCTGAGTTGGACCTGTGTGGGGGCAGTGGGGATCCTTGCCCTGGtctcctttgtgtgtgtgagctATGCGGTCACCAAGGCCCACCCTGCCCTAGTGTGTGCCGTCCTGCACTCCGAGGTGGTGGTGGCCCTGATGCTGCAGTATTATGTGCTCTATGAGAATGTGGCACCTTCTGACATCATGGGGGCAGGGGTGGTGTTGGGTAGCATTGCCATCATCACTGCCCAGAACCTCAGCTGTGAGAGGGAAGGGCAGGTGGAGGAGTGAGATGGAACTTGAGagcctgggggttgggggggcaggGGTAAATAGAAGGAGAGACTGGAATACAAACATAGGAGAACAAGTGACTGCAAAAGAACTGGTGTGGGAGAGGGAAACCCCTTGGAGTCAAGGGTGACTTGGGGACCTTGGGGATGTGGTAGAGAGGGACTGCCTGGAAGACCTAGGGACCAAGAGATGTGGAGTCTAGGCTGGGGCTTGGAGATCAGGGCATAACTAAGGGATAAGGTCTGAGCAGCACATCAGTGGGGCTGAGGCAGGCAGGCCATGAACCATGGGGAGGATTTTCCCCTCAGAAGCAGAGAAGAGCATTGGGGCTGGAGTGTTTGGGGCTTTCAGACAAACAGAGCAAGCAGCTGTGCTGGGGGAAGGGAGTGTGCATTTTTTCCCTGAGCGTCGGTTTCCCTTCCTCGTGGTTGTGCCCCCCTCCCCCTTGGGGTGGTGACGTGACATTGACATCAAACGAGGATCACTCTGAATGTGGCTGTGCAGTTGGTGTCATCTCTGCTTCGGAAGAAGAGTGCAAGTCCTACCCTGTTCTTATTGGAGAATCCCTTGGGATCCCCGCCCCCCatcttatttctgaaatattctaGAAGGGGGAGGATTTCCTAATGTTCAGACGCCTTGACCTCGAATCCCCCAGGACTTCTGTGTCCCGCCCCACGGCTAATCTGCTTTTCCCGGATTGTCGCGGTCCCGTGATCGCTCCCGGACAGCGGCCAGCCTCCTTCTGGAGCAGGTCTCCGAGCTGAGGCCTCTTCGACCGGTTCAGGCCGGGGATCCAGGACCAGAGCTCCGTACAGCGCTCCATTAGAGGCCAGGAGATGCCCACCCCTACCAGGAGGCcgctcaataaatatcagctacTTCCGGACAAGCAATTGGCCTCGCCATCTTGATCTGTTCATGCATATTCAGCAGGTCACTGCATATTCATGACCAAGGACGGCCCCAGCACTCCCCTCTCCGGGAACCCACTTGGGAGGACCCGACTGGCCCCGCCTCCTTCAATACCGATTCGCAGAACAGACCATTTTCCAGGGCGTGCGGGGGGTGTGTGTGTTAATGAGAGACTTTTGCGGGAGACGAAACCACACTCCAAACTAGGATAAAAGCGGCCTGTATTTATCCTGGCTCCTTCAAACCTTAAATCTCAGTGCGAGAGGGAGCAGCGAGGGGAGGCGGCGGGATAAAAAATTCCCTTCCCCGTTGTCATTTCAAAAGGTCGCCCAACGAGGGAGCGGGGGAAGAGAGGATCAACGACTCGGGCGCGCGCCCCGTGCAGGCCGGCGTAGGCAGCCCCGTAGCGCAAGGGAGGGCGGGAAAGGAAGGGGCGGGGATGCAGGGGCGAATCTATAAAGGGCGTCATTCGGTCAGTTCTCTCCTCAGAAGCGCCGAGAGCGCGGCCGGGACGGTTGGAGAAGAAGGCGGCTCCcggaagggggagagacaaactGCCGTAACCTCTGCCGTTCAGGAGCCCGGTTACTTATTTATTCGTtaccctttttcttcttcttcccctcagGACCTTTTCCTTtccccccctctttttttttttctttttgggagaCGAAAAATCTCCGGAAAGGGGGAGGAGAGCTGCTTTCGCTCTTTTTCGTTTCCccgcctccttccctcccccacctttcCCTCTTCGGGCTTTTTCTTCCCCACTCGGGGAGGTCCTTCCCGGTGGCCGCCCCGACGGGGTCTGAGCACCTAGGCGGAGGCGGCGCAGGCTTTTTGTAGTGAGGTTTGCGCCTGCGCAGCGCGCCTGCCTCCGCGATGCACGGCGGCGGCCCCCCCTCCGGGGACAGCGCATGCCCGCTGCGCACCATCAAGAGAGTGCAGTTTGGAGTCCTCAGTCCGGATGAACTGGTAAGCGGCTCTGCCCTCCGGCTCCTCCTCCGTCCCGCGCCGCGGGAGGGGCGTGCCTGTGGCCGTGGCAACTTTGCGCTTCTTGCCGAAGAGTGACGGGCAGGGAGGGTGCGTTATCGGCGCCGAGACAGGACCGGGGTCCAGCCTCGCGTCCTCCCACAGTCAAATTTTGCCAGGAGATGAGCAGGCTGAGCTGAGCGCTGTGTCTCGGATGGGGGCCTGGTCGCAGGAGGGGCGGGTGAGGCGGGTGACTGGCTCCACACCTCAGAGTTGGCGACGTTAAAGGAGATCGGACGAATCCAAGGGGACCTTTGCAACTTTGGATAAGAGGCCAAGCACCAGATATTTTCCCTCCCCCTTctacaaatattaattgagcacctgctaCGTGATAGACCAGACGCTGGGGATCCAGAGCTGGACAAGACAAGGACCTGCCTTCTGAGGGAAGGGGcgggggagacagacagtaaatatatgaataagtgaatgaacaacATAATGTAGTTAATAGCAAGAGCCCTCAATAAAGTGAAACGGTGTAATGCGATGGACAGTCACTGAGGTGAGGCTTCGTTAGATGGGGTGGTGGTAGGGTCTGGGAAAGCctgtctgaggaggtgacattacTTGAAAGATGAAAAGCATCTAGGCCATAGATTCTAGGGCAAGAGCTTTTCAGGCGGAgaagcagcaagtgcaaagggcctgaggaaggaaggaacttgGCATGTTCCTGGGGCTGAAAGAAGGGCACtgtggctgggggcggggggcggggggggcgggttTAGTAGCTAAGGAGAATCTTACCAAAATGGACTGAAGAAGCATGAGGTGAGGCAGGCCAGGTGGGATATTGTAAATCATGATAAGGAATAAAGAATAGAATATTCTATTTTCAATAGGAAGCCATTGGAGAATTataagcaggagagtgacatcaagtttacattaaaaaaaggaaaacagcctACTGCTTTGGTTGCCCTGTGAAGATCTGAttggggggggtggggctgagaatGGAAGCAGGAGAGACCAGGGAGGAGGGTAGGCCTAGGGGAGAGCCAGGGGTGACCTGGACTCCTTCCTTTGTGGAGCGAACTGGTTGAAGAGAATAGAGTTGGATGGCCATGTTTGTGGATGGAGACAGTCGCTGGCAGGGAAGGCTCAGCTGTGTGAAACTTGGGTCAGGAGTGAGAACTTGCTGAACTCACACCATACCacagaataaattccaaatggagtTAAGATTTaaacctaaaaaacaaaactaaagcaCTAGAAAACTATAGAAGGCTTTTGGGGGCTGATACCAGGGGCAGAACCCTTAATAGTAATGAGTTAATTGTAGGTAAATTTTATTGAGTCGCTGTTATGTGATAGGCACTGAGCTAAGCATTTTAAACACAAGGAAGAGCAGGGCAGATTTCAATACTTAAAAATAAGAGCGCTTCTGTTTATCAGAGACACCAAGGACAGCTGAAAACAGATTGGGAAACCGTGTTTGCAATGTGATGGACAAGGTTAGATTTCTTAATATACAAAGAGCACTTACAAGTCGGTAGGAAAAGCACACATCTACTAGACAAACAGATGAAAGATCCAAATAGGCAGTTCACAGAAGtagtacaaatggccaataaaaaaTATTCAGCTTGCTAACAAAAACGTGctaattaaatacaatttttccCTTATCTGATTTTTCCCTGCTGGCAAAAATATTGGGAAATAGGCATGTTGTATGTTGTTGTAGGAGGATAAATTGGTATAACCTTTTTGGAAGACAGTCTGACCATTTTATCAGTCATTTGCTGTGCATATTCCTTGGGCCAGCATTACCACTTCTAAAAATTTAGCCTTAGATAAAAAACTCttggggtcagcccggtggcacagtggtaaagtgcacatgttctgctttggcgaccaaggttcactggttcggatcccgggtgcggacatggcaccgcttggcagtccatgctgtggtaggcatcccacatataaagtagaggaagatgggcatggatgttaactcagggccagtcttccttagcaaaaagaggaggattggtggcagatgttagttcagggctaatcttccttaaaaaaaatgaaaaactttaatttcttcttttgaagtTGCCTGACCTCCACTCTTGCCTGGTTCAGCCAGCAAGCAACAGCTCCACCATTcatccagttgctcaggccaaaaacttaaaagccatcttttttttttttttaacaattcagaaaacatttattaagtgcctgctaTTCACAATTTTTTGAATCCCTCCATCTATCCTACATTCACTGCTCATTGCtagggccaggcactgtgcttgacCCCTGGAAATTGAGACACACTAAAATAGACAAGCTGGCAGGTGACGTGGATAAATAAACCCGTTACAGTAAGCTTCCTGCCAGAGCCATGTTCAAAGTACAGTTACAACTTGGAGAAAAGTGTGTCAGCTGCTCCCAGGGATACTGGGCAGGTATCGTGGAAAAGATAAGCTCTAGCTGTTTGTTCGTTTTTCACGTAtggcattttaaaacatacacaaaaatatagaGACTAGGACAGTGAATCTCCACATACCCTTAACCCTGCTTTAATGATTAGGAACTCATAGCCACTTTGATTCATCTTTACCCTCACCTGCTTCCCTCTATCCcttcgtttttgtttttgttttgaggaagattcgccctgagctaacatctgctgccaagcctcctctttttgctgaggaagactggccctgagttaacatccgtgcccatcttcctttgctttatatgtgggacgcctaccacagcatggcctgccaagcggtgccatgtccacacctgggatctgaactggcgaacccccagccgctgaagcgaaacgtgcgagcttaaccactgtgctaccgggCTGGCACCCCCCTTCATTTTGTTTTGAAGCCAATCTTAGACATTTTTACCATGTCACCCATAAATACTGAGCTGTGTTTGAAGAAGGAACTGGAAATGTCTTGACCTTCCACTAGTTTATGCTTCTCCCCATCTATTCTTCTGCCAGCAGCTCCAAAGCCTTGGCTGGTTCAGGGTAAAGACCAAAGACATTATTGGAGCCTTTGAGTTGGATGAAGGAAGACTGAGCTGATCCAGTGAAAACCCCATCCTGCCTTATCTGTAATGCTGCCTATGTTCTTCTGGTTCTTGGTCCTCATAAAATTGCTAACTCTTTAGAAGTTTATTAAGCACTTAATGTTTGTACAAAATGGTAGTTACATCCCACATTCCCATGTGCCCTTAGCAGTCTCCTGGGAGATCTCAGACAGCATGCGTCTTGCCCTGCAGGCCAAGGTGACTTGGAGTAGCTTCCTGTCAACCTTGATCTTTACTGGATTGGGAGCATGGTCACATCTGAACAGCTGGCCTCTCTGCCTTCCACCCCATCAgcatttcctctctctccatggtcacacagctagagagtGGAAGAGCCAAGGCCATGAGCTTAACCACAGAGTCCTAGCCTTCCCGCACACCCCTCCATTGCTGCAGCAATCCCTCAGCTGTGTGCGTCTGCCCGCTCTGCCTGGACGGGGACCACCTAAAAACcatctttgattcctctctttctcacagCCTCCACTCAGGCTATCTGCCAGTGTCAGTTCTCCCTTTCAAAATATGTTGAATCCAGTCATTTATGaccatctccatctccatcaccCTGTTCCTCCCCACCGTCATCTTTCCTCTGGAGTTCTGCAGTAGTCCTAGGGCCCAGCTGCTCCTCCTGTGGGTTGTAGAGCAGCTAGAGAGAGCTTTTCATTATGTCTCTTCCCTGCATGGAGTCCCTTCCAAAGGTCCAAACTCTACTCTGACCTACGAGGTCCTGTCTTATCCGGCCCCTGCTTGCCTCTCCATCTGTTACCAATGTCCTCTTTGCTCTTCTTTAGCCACAGTGCCCTACTCGATCTTCCAACACTGCAAGCTCCTTCCTCCCTCACGCACTTTATCGTTCACTCTTCCTGCTGCTTAGAACAACAGTGCTTGGGGCTGTTCCTTTAAGTCAGTATGTTCTCTGCTCCAGTGTCGTGTCGTCAGGAGcgcttccctgaccaccctatgAAGTGGCATCCTCCTGCATTCTCTAAGCCTTGGTCTGGACTTGACTTCATAGCCTGTCATGATCTGAAAGGATTAGTTTTTGTTTACCTCAATAGAATGTAAATTGCATGAGAGACTGTATTCACCTCTTTTCCTTCAGTCTCTCagctagtgcctggcacatattaggcaTGTAATGaaagttgaataaatgagtgaataaaataattgggGAAGGATTTTTATTGCAACGTTGTTTGAAAATGATAGTTATAAATCACCTGAATATTTACTAGTGGTTACTTTTGGATAATCCAGTGTCGTGTCTTGTCTTAGAATAGAACAAGACCTTCCCCGAGGATTAAGTCAGCTGCGTCCAACTGCTGAGGCACCGCAGCAAACCGCAGGGGCCCGGGGAGAGGAGTTAAATTTTC
It includes:
- the SLC35G6 gene encoding solute carrier family 35 member G6 yields the protein MAGSHPYFNLSDFTQPSPPSTPPSLPSHQRCRPSNATKGLLMALLGGGLPAGFVGPFSRMAYQASHLPSLELLICRCLFHLPIALLLKLRGDPLLGPPDVRGRACLHALLNVLSIGCAYSAVQVVPPGNAATVRKGSSTVCSALLALCLESQGLSGYDWCGLLGSTLGLIIIVGPGLGTLQEGTTGLYTALGYVLAFLSGLALSLGLLVYRSLNFPSCLPTVAFLFGLVGLAVSVPALFVLQTPILPNDLLSWTCVGAVGILALVSFVCVSYAVTKAHPALVCAVLHSEVVVALMLQYYVLYENVAPSDIMGAGVVLGSIAIITAQNLSCEREGQVEE